In Paenibacillus guangzhouensis, a single window of DNA contains:
- a CDS encoding GHMP family kinase ATP-binding protein, giving the protein MLIRSKAPLRLGLAGGGTDVSPYCDEFGGYVLNATIDMYAYCTIEPTSDNKISFYATDREEYTEYDSTYFLEFDGVLDLHKGIYNRIIKQYHQSVPLSFRMTTYSDAPAGSGLGSSSTMVVAILHAFAEWLNLPLGEYDVAQLAYQIERQDVGLSGGKQDQYAATFGGINFIEFYNDDRVIVNPLRVKSWIVNELENSLVLYYTGASRESAKIIDEQVKNTTGKNMKSIEAMHELKIDALVMKEMVLKGDLRTFANYLGKSWEAKKRTASTITNQSIDRVYDIAIASGAYAGKVSGAGGGGFMMFMVDPAKRINLIKELQRLDGVVMNFHFTKNGAESWRIN; this is encoded by the coding sequence ATGTTAATTCGTTCAAAAGCTCCTTTACGGTTGGGACTAGCAGGTGGTGGGACAGATGTTTCACCATACTGCGATGAATTTGGGGGATATGTCCTAAATGCAACTATAGATATGTATGCCTATTGTACGATTGAACCGACAAGTGATAATAAAATAAGCTTTTATGCAACTGATCGAGAAGAGTATACAGAGTATGATTCTACATATTTCTTGGAGTTTGATGGTGTATTGGATTTGCATAAAGGAATATACAATCGAATAATTAAGCAATATCATCAATCTGTACCATTATCTTTCCGGATGACAACGTATTCTGATGCACCTGCGGGATCGGGGTTGGGTTCTTCCTCAACGATGGTTGTGGCTATATTACATGCCTTTGCAGAATGGTTGAATCTCCCACTGGGAGAATATGATGTTGCTCAGTTAGCTTATCAGATCGAGAGGCAAGATGTTGGACTTAGTGGTGGGAAACAAGATCAATACGCTGCAACTTTTGGTGGGATTAATTTTATAGAGTTTTATAACGATGATAGAGTCATAGTAAATCCATTACGAGTTAAAAGTTGGATCGTTAACGAATTAGAAAACTCATTGGTATTGTATTACACGGGCGCATCAAGAGAATCTGCAAAAATTATTGATGAACAAGTGAAAAACACAACTGGTAAAAATATGAAATCCATTGAAGCGATGCATGAATTAAAAATAGATGCACTAGTAATGAAAGAAATGGTACTAAAGGGCGATTTGAGAACGTTCGCAAACTATTTAGGGAAATCTTGGGAAGCAAAGAAGAGAACAGCATCAACGATAACGAACCAATCCATTGATAGGGTTTATGATATCGCAATAGCTTCGGGTGCTTATGCTGGTAAAGTATCCGGTGCAGGTGGTGGTGGATTTATGATGTTTATGGTTGATCCTGCAAAGCGAATAAATCTTATTAAGGAACTTCAAAGATTAGATGGTGTTGTAATGAACTTCCATTTCACGAAAAACGGTGCAGAGAGTTGGAGGATTAATTAG
- a CDS encoding GDP-mannose 4,6-dehydratase: MSKKRALITGITGMVGSHLVDYLLENTDWEVYGMCRWRSPFDNVQHLLPRINQRDRVHILYGDLNDYLSLHEVIEKSKPDYVFHLAAQSFPKTSFDAPIDTFNVNILGTARLLEALRKFNDIDPVIHVCASSEVFGRVPKEKLPIDEECSFHPASPYAISKIGTDLIGRYHAEAYGQKVMTTRMFTHTGPRRGDVFAESTFAKQIAMIEAGMIPPIVKTGNLDSLRTWADVRDAVRAYYMLVTVNPIAGEYYNIGGTYTCSVRDMLNTLVSMSSVKDIKIETDPERIRPIDADLQVPNTSKFKNHTGWAPEIPFETTMEDLLNYWRDRIKMGQNFLTR; encoded by the coding sequence ATGAGCAAAAAGCGAGCATTAATTACAGGGATTACAGGAATGGTTGGTTCTCATTTAGTAGATTATCTATTGGAGAATACAGACTGGGAAGTATATGGGATGTGTCGGTGGAGAAGCCCGTTTGACAATGTGCAACATCTTTTGCCGAGAATTAATCAGAGAGATCGAGTCCATATTTTATATGGAGATTTAAATGATTATTTGTCGTTGCATGAGGTTATCGAAAAAAGCAAACCTGATTATGTCTTTCATCTTGCCGCTCAAAGTTTTCCTAAAACAAGCTTTGATGCCCCAATCGATACTTTTAACGTGAATATATTGGGAACAGCTAGATTACTTGAGGCTCTTCGGAAATTTAATGACATTGATCCTGTGATTCATGTGTGCGCGTCGTCTGAAGTGTTCGGGAGAGTTCCAAAAGAAAAGTTGCCTATAGATGAAGAATGTTCCTTTCATCCTGCATCACCGTATGCAATCTCCAAAATAGGTACTGATCTTATTGGTCGATATCATGCTGAGGCATATGGTCAAAAAGTAATGACAACTCGGATGTTCACTCATACAGGTCCTCGCAGAGGAGATGTGTTTGCTGAATCGACTTTTGCAAAGCAAATTGCGATGATTGAAGCGGGGATGATTCCTCCAATTGTTAAAACGGGCAATTTAGATTCTTTACGAACATGGGCTGATGTAAGGGATGCTGTAAGAGCTTATTACATGTTAGTAACCGTAAATCCAATAGCAGGGGAATACTATAATATTGGAGGAACTTACACTTGCTCAGTGCGTGATATGTTAAATACGCTTGTCAGTATGTCAAGTGTGAAAGATATTAAAATTGAAACGGATCCAGAAAGAATTAGACCGATTGATGCGGATCTCCAAGTACCCAACACAAGCAAGTTTAAGAATCATACGGGATGGGCTCCTGAAATTCCATTTGAGACAACGATGGAAGATTTGTTGAATTATTGGAGAGATAGAATCAAAATGGGACAGAATTTTTTGACAAGATAG